One stretch of Streptomyces peucetius DNA includes these proteins:
- the ureG gene encoding urease accessory protein UreG: MHLDHHHESTSAVSADAARPDGTRRALRIGLGGPVGSGKTATVAALCAELRDAFSLAVVTNDIYTREDAEFLLRNAVLPPERIQAVETGACPHTAIRDDISANLEAVEDLEDSVGPLDLILVESGGDNLTATFSKGLVDAQVFVIDVAGGDDIPRKGGPGVTTADLLVVNKTDLAPHVGSDLARMARDAKEQRGELPVVFTSLRGADGIAPVAAWVRAQLAAWTG; this comes from the coding sequence ATGCACCTCGACCACCACCACGAGAGCACCTCCGCCGTCAGCGCCGACGCGGCACGCCCCGACGGCACACGGCGCGCCCTGCGGATCGGGCTCGGCGGGCCGGTGGGCTCCGGCAAGACCGCCACCGTCGCCGCGTTGTGCGCCGAACTGCGCGACGCGTTCTCCCTCGCGGTCGTCACCAACGACATCTACACCCGCGAGGACGCCGAGTTCCTGCTGCGCAACGCGGTGCTGCCGCCCGAACGCATCCAGGCCGTCGAGACCGGCGCCTGCCCGCACACCGCCATCCGCGACGACATCTCGGCCAACCTCGAAGCCGTGGAGGACCTCGAGGACAGTGTCGGCCCGCTCGATCTGATCCTGGTCGAATCGGGCGGCGACAACCTGACCGCGACCTTCTCCAAGGGACTGGTGGACGCACAGGTCTTCGTCATCGACGTCGCCGGCGGCGACGACATCCCGCGCAAGGGCGGACCCGGGGTCACCACCGCCGACCTGCTCGTCGTCAACAAGACCGACCTCGCGCCGCACGTCGGCTCCGACCTCGCCCGGATGGCGCGCGACGCGAAGGAGCAGCGCGGTGAACTGCCCGTCGTCTTCACTTCGTTGCGCGGAGCAGACGGTATCGCTCCGGTCGCCGCGTGGGTACGCGCGCAGCTCGCCGCCTGGACCGGCTGA
- a CDS encoding urease accessory protein UreD — translation MSIEATARIVADHTALPVLAGDGPIALRRTRAHGPGLRVTMVGAMSAPLGGDRLAVEATVRDGTRLTVDSAAATVALPGRGSEPARYDLALDVGEDAELHWLPEQLIAARGSDLRTHTRVRLAAGARLLLREEQILGRHEEEPGTLTTRLTVHRAGRPLLDTELACGPGAPDGWDGPAVLAGHRAVGQLIVVDPAFGDRPPGPRTLGPTAVLTPLAGPAALVTALAKDALALRRLLDQARQDVLGDAPHR, via the coding sequence ATGAGCATCGAGGCAACAGCCCGGATCGTCGCCGACCACACCGCACTGCCCGTCCTGGCCGGCGACGGGCCGATCGCGCTGCGCCGCACCCGGGCCCACGGGCCCGGGCTGCGGGTCACCATGGTCGGCGCGATGAGCGCGCCGCTCGGCGGCGACCGGCTCGCCGTCGAGGCCACCGTTCGCGACGGCACGCGCCTGACCGTCGACTCCGCCGCCGCCACCGTCGCCCTGCCGGGCCGCGGCTCCGAGCCCGCCCGTTACGACCTCGCCCTGGACGTCGGGGAGGACGCCGAACTGCACTGGCTGCCGGAGCAGTTGATCGCCGCACGCGGCAGCGACCTGCGGACGCACACCCGGGTCCGTCTCGCCGCCGGCGCACGCCTGCTGCTCCGCGAGGAACAGATCCTCGGACGCCATGAAGAAGAGCCCGGCACGCTCACCACCCGACTCACCGTCCACCGCGCCGGCCGTCCCCTGCTCGACACGGAACTCGCCTGCGGGCCAGGTGCCCCCGACGGCTGGGACGGACCCGCCGTACTCGCCGGCCACCGGGCGGTCGGCCAGCTCATCGTCGTCGACCCGGCGTTCGGCGACCGGCCGCCCGGGCCCCGCACGCTGGGGCCCACCGCGGTGCTCACCCCGCTCGCCGGCCCCGCCGCGCTGGTCACCGCGCTCGCGAAGGACGCGCTCGCGCTGCGCCGCCTGCTCGACCAGGCCCGGCAGGACGTGCTCGGCGACGCGCCGCACCGCTGA
- a CDS encoding lysophospholipid acyltransferase family protein, with protein MFYYVLKYVLLGPLLRLLFRPRIAGLEHIPAEGAAIVAGNHLSFSDHFLMPAIIKRRITFLAKAEYFTGPGLKGRLTAAFFHSAGQIPVDRSGKEAGQAAIREGLGVLDKGELLGIYPEGTRSHDGRLYKGKVGVAVMALKAGVPVVPCAMVGTFEIQPPGQVLPKIKRVTVRFGKPLDFSRYAGLENQKAAIRAVTDEIMYAILELSGQEYVDRYAADVKAEQQEQEQRAGRTSRFPRRRS; from the coding sequence GTGTTCTACTACGTGCTCAAGTACGTCCTTCTCGGGCCTCTGTTGCGGTTGCTCTTCCGTCCGCGCATCGCAGGGCTGGAGCACATCCCCGCCGAGGGTGCGGCGATCGTCGCGGGCAACCATCTGTCCTTCTCCGACCACTTCCTGATGCCGGCGATCATCAAACGGCGCATCACCTTCCTCGCCAAGGCGGAGTACTTCACCGGGCCCGGCCTCAAGGGCCGGCTGACGGCGGCGTTCTTCCACAGCGCCGGACAGATCCCGGTCGACCGCTCGGGCAAGGAGGCCGGCCAGGCGGCCATCCGTGAAGGGCTCGGAGTGCTGGACAAGGGCGAGTTGCTGGGCATCTATCCCGAAGGCACCCGGTCGCACGACGGCCGGCTCTACAAGGGCAAGGTCGGGGTGGCCGTCATGGCGCTCAAGGCGGGTGTGCCCGTGGTGCCGTGCGCGATGGTGGGGACCTTCGAGATCCAGCCGCCCGGTCAGGTGCTCCCGAAGATCAAGCGGGTCACGGTGCGTTTCGGGAAGCCGCTGGACTTCTCGCGGTACGCGGGCCTGGAGAACCAGAAGGCGGCGATCCGCGCGGTCACCGACGAGATCATGTACGCGATCCTCGAACTCTCCGGCCAGGAGTACGTCGACCGCTACGCCGCCGATGTCAAGGCCGAGCAGCAGGAGCAGGAGCAGCGCGCGGGCAGAACGAGCCGGTTCCCCCGGCGGCGGAGCTGA